The Methanotorris formicicus Mc-S-70 genome includes the window TTGACCTATGAAAGTTTCATGTATATGCTTTATTTGTGGATTGTGCATTTGTATATCTGCATAAAGGTAGGGATTCTGCCCAATGATTCTTCCAATTATGTATATCATCAACTCATAAATTGGAGATGCATATTTTCTCGATTCCTTTATATCAACCCCCAACTCTTTTAACGTTGCCCCCAATGATATGTATGCAAAATGTGTCAATCCCTGCACAACACCCATAATTCTATCGTGTTCTTCTGGTTTTATTACAATAACTCTTGCCCCTTCTTTTTCAAGGAAGTCTTTAACCTTCCTAAACCATTCGCTTTTTTTATGTCTTTCAGAAGGAGTTAGTATAACAACCTGTCTCATTAGGGATGGGGTAGAAGGACCAAACATGGGATGTGTTGGAACTACGGTAACCCCTTCTTTTGCATATTCTTCCATTGTTTTTGAAGGTATCTCTTTTATTGATGTAATATCCATCAATAAACAGCCCTCTCTAACGTGTGGAGCAACTTCTCTTATAACCCTCTCTGTAACGTTTATTGGAACCGCTACTATAACAATATCCCCTTCTTTTGCCGCCTCTATGTTGTTGTTGGTAAATTTAACCCCCAATTCTTTCTCAACACTCTTTCCCTTTACTATATCCCTTCCCGTAACAGTCACATCAAAGTTCTTACTCTTTAAATATTTAGCAAACCACTTTCCAAGTCCATCAGTACCTCCAATTATTGAAACTTTGTAGTTTTTCATAATATTCCTCCAAAATACTTTAATTAACTAAACAAATATAAAAATATCAAATTTTGACCAAATCCCAATAAAGTCCCCACAACAACTTGCAGAGGAGTATGTTTCTCCAAATATATACGTGACCACATCGTAAATATAAGGAATCCCATGTAAATAAAAACTACGAAATACAGCAAGTTATTACAAATCTGATTAAATTTAATTAGTGCTACTATTATCGCCGACAATCCATAGCAATGTATGCTTATCTTCCAAAATGATGTTATTATTAGTAAAGATAGAACATTGGTCAAATAAAATTTTGTTAAGAAATTTGGTTCAATAATAACCAGTACAAATCCATATATTACCATAATGGTTAAGGGGACTATCCTTCCATTCCTATCTGGAATGTCCCATTTTTGATTCTTAATTTTTGCCCACAAAATCCAAATTACGGCAGGAATTATAGCCAAAGATATCAAACTCCTAACATCAGATACTATGCATGGAAAGGCAGATATTGCTAAAAATGGAAAAGCTCTTGAAATAATCTCTGCGAATTTAATGAATCTCATATTTTTTTCCAAATTATCTACCCCTTAGGTTAATGATACTAAAAGAGCCCAAACGCCCATAAGAACATAGGTATTGCAACAATTGCCCAAATCAAAATATTCCAGTGTATAACCTTTGACCCATCAAATGGAGGAATAGGCAACATGTTAAATGCTGCAAGGAATAGATTAACGTGATATCCGATATCAGAGATTATTGGGATGTTTAACATTAAAAAGAAAAATGCCAATGCGACATTTGTTAACGGCCCTGCTAATGCTATAATCCCATTTTCTTCTGTTGTTAGATAATCCTTGTATATATAAACTGCCCCTGGAGCTATAAACGTAAATCCCAATATTATTTTCAATAAAAGTCCCAATGCCAAGCCTTCGTACCATGCTCTAAACTCACTCCATGCTCCAAAATGTCTTGCAACTGTCCTATGGGCAAGTTCATGTAGTATAAATCCCGCCCCAACAGTAAACAAATAAATAACAAACAAGATAAAGAACCACAAATCAAATGAAAATCCACTTGGCCATGCGAATATCATAGCAATTGCAAAAGTGGACAATAATAAGTCGATTAATTCTTTTTTACCAAATCTGAACAAATTATCCATAGCCATAAAATCATCCCCTACTAAACGTTAGTTAACTTATATTATTTAACTTATTATGCATAATGTTATTTATAGAAAAAACATCTTATAATCTTAGTATTGCTTCCAAATATATGTTTCCCCATATTTTAAATTTTCATAGAAAATATGTTTAGGTGGTAAAATGGAAATCTTATGCATAGATATCGGGAAGGGGACTCAGGACATCCTATACATAAACACCAACAAAAACATCGAAAATTCCATAAAACTAATACTTCCATCCCCAACATCAATTTTAGCAGAAAAAATAAGCCTAATGAATGAAGATTTAAGAATAGATGGCGTCATAATGGGGGGAGGTCCAGTAAATAGAGCGATAATTGAGCATATAAAAAAAGGATTTAACGTTGAAATATCAGAAAATGCAGCAAGAACAATAAGAGATGATTTAGAGGAGGTAAAGAAGAGGGGAGTAATCATTAAAGAAAGTATAGAAAATCCAAACGTCATTTTTAGAGATTTGGATTTTGATATGCTAAAAAATATATTCACACCAATAGGGAAGGAATTTAATCCCAACTTTGTATGCGTAGCGTGTCAAGACCATGGTTTTGTTAAAGGGCAAAGTGACAGAATCACAAGGTTTAAATACTTTGAAAATACGTTGAAAGAGACAAAAAATCCATATAAATTTTACTTTAAAGAAAAAACAAATTATTTCTCAAGATTTGATGCAATCTTAGAAACCTTAAAAGAAAACAACTATGAAGGATTTGTAATGGACAGTAAAATTGCCTCCATATGTGGAATTTTAAATTACGCGAGGGAAAACAACATTAACGAGTTTATAGGTTTAGATATAGGTAATGGCCATACATTAGGAGTTTCTATAAAAGATGGAGAAATTGTTGGATTATTTGAGCATCATACAAGGCTCCTAACTCCAGAAAAACTAAAAAATATTGTCGATAAATTGGCAGATGGTACATTAAAAAATGAAGAAATATTTAACGACAACGGTCATGGATCTGTGGTTTTAGATAGTATAAACCCAGAGGAAATTTTAATAGCCGGACCGAATAGAGAGATGTTTAAGGATTATGGAAAATACGCCTATCCTGGCGGGGATGTAATGATTACTGGATGTATTGGATTGTATGATACATTAAAATCTATGAAAGTATTCTGAGTGAAGTAAATACCGCATGTTTTAATGATTATTTAAACCAGATTTATTTTGAATATCATTATTCACAAATTAAATTTTATTACTACCCATTCGAAACTTTTTTAACTGATAGTGTGATTTAACACTATTAAAATTAAAACCAAAAAATAGAAATAGGTAGTACTTAAATAACTCGTTAAAAAACGGTGCATCTCCTATGCTAACAGCACTTAATAGTATACTCACTAATTCTATAAATAGTTTAAGATTTAACTGTTCAGAGGAGTTATCCAGTTCGCACAGGTTAAGACCTCAATACTAATAAAATATTATTCGATTTACACTACAATAAAACCACTTGGCAAAAAATCAACAGATATATTTATCGAAATTATTAGATTTCTATTTCACATAGATATCGGGACGGTCGTAGGAGACACTTTTGTAACGACAAAGAAAATTATGAAGGAATCTAAAGAATTGGGAATGGAATATATTGGTAAACTTAGAAGGCAGAGGATATTATAAGCGAGTATATGAAGAGACCGAAGATAGAAGAATCAAACGAAAAACCTACGGTTTTTCGTAACTCGCCTGTTATCACAAGGCGAAAACATCGATTGGGTGAAATACTAAGTATTTCACTGCTCGCTTGCTCCGCAAGCGAAGAGACAAATCGATTTTAGAAATCGAAGGAAACTATCTAACGTCTGAAAAGAGCAATATTGGATTTGTTAGATTTATGGCGATAGTATCAAACTGCATAGAATATTTGAGATACAAATATGGACTATCATTTTAAAGTGGTTAAAGAGTGTAGTAAAGAACTAATAAAGAAGGGAGTATTGTAATCACACTGTCAGTTTTTAAAATTTTAGGGAAATTAAATAAACAATTCTTAATGAATTTCACTTCCAGGAGGTAAATCTTTATCAACAGTCAACAAACTGACAACACTTCCATCTTCGTTTTCTCCAGCCAATAACATACCTTCTGACTTAACTCCGCATAATTTTGCTGGTTTTAAATTGCAGACAACAATAACCTTTTTTCCAACCAATTCCTCAGGGGTGTAGTATCCTTTTATTCCTGCAACGATTTGCCTTTCTTCTCCACCAATATCAACAATTAATTTTAAGAGTTTTTTTGATTTTGGAATGTCCTCTGCACTTTTAATTTCTCCAACCCTCAAATTAATTTTGCTTAAATATTCAATATCAATCAAATCCATATTCTTCACCTCTTTCTTTTCTTCTTTCTTTTTGTTTTCTTCTTCAATTTTCTTTAACTTATCTTTCATCTTTTTGATTTTTTCATCTTCAACTTTTTTGAATATGATTTTTGGTTTTTTCAATTCGTTTCCTCTCAATACCAAATCCAATTCTTCATTCATCATATTTAAAAGTTCCATTGCTTTTTTAGGCATGTATGGATATAGGAGGTAGGCAATGGTTTTTACTGTTTTACAGCAAACATATAGGATTTCTTTCAACCTCTCTTCATCCTCAACTGCCCATGGTTGCATGTTTTGGAAGTAGATGTTTCCTTCTCTTGCTAAATGCAAAATGCTAACGAGTCCATCCCTAAACTCGAAATTTCTTATGTGTTCATCAACCTTTTCAATTGTTTCTTTGCATTTTTCCAATAATTTTTTATCTTCTTCTTTTAAATTATTTTCATCGACTATTGGGATTTTTTTGAATTTTCTATGTGTAAAAACGAGGGTTCTGTGTGTAAAGTTCCCAATAATATCTATAAGTTCATTGTTTATCCTTCTTTGGAAATCATCCCATGAAAAATCGCAATCCTTATGCAGTGGAGCGGACATTGTTAAATAATACCTCAAATAATCCGCATCAAAGTTTTCAACAAAATCCTTCACCCAAACAACCCATTTTTTACTTGTACTCATCTTTCTTCCTTCCAATGTAAGATAGCCACCACTAACAACTGCATTTGGTAAGTTGTATTCCCCATGTGCAATCAACATCCCTGGCCAAAATACAGCATGA containing:
- a CDS encoding prephenate dehydrogenase, giving the protein MKNYKVSIIGGTDGLGKWFAKYLKSKNFDVTVTGRDIVKGKSVEKELGVKFTNNNIEAAKEGDIVIVAVPINVTERVIREVAPHVREGCLLMDITSIKEIPSKTMEEYAKEGVTVVPTHPMFGPSTPSLMRQVVILTPSERHKKSEWFRKVKDFLEKEGARVIVIKPEEHDRIMGVVQGLTHFAYISLGATLKELGVDIKESRKYASPIYELMIYIIGRIIGQNPYLYADIQMHNPQIKHIHETFIGQCNLIKNIVERKDREEFVKLMKEAAKHFGNEAKRGVSYSDKAVFALTKEMEKLSKMKGKDIGLRHIYSGNVHYGILKDVDGDYIIIEKNGKEIKLSTSNVMVMEENELKKWKDENLPKYHRDVSILFKKDVDENVILDLLKDRFDVEIMDIYEGEKIEEGFKSVTFRVYAFENVEEKEREFLKIIENIGGKRRFK
- a CDS encoding phosphatase PAP2 family protein encodes the protein MEKNMRFIKFAEIISRAFPFLAISAFPCIVSDVRSLISLAIIPAVIWILWAKIKNQKWDIPDRNGRIVPLTIMVIYGFVLVIIEPNFLTKFYLTNVLSLLIITSFWKISIHCYGLSAIIVALIKFNQICNNLLYFVVFIYMGFLIFTMWSRIYLEKHTPLQVVVGTLLGFGQNLIFLYLFS
- a CDS encoding DUF1786 domain-containing protein, producing the protein MEILCIDIGKGTQDILYINTNKNIENSIKLILPSPTSILAEKISLMNEDLRIDGVIMGGGPVNRAIIEHIKKGFNVEISENAARTIRDDLEEVKKRGVIIKESIENPNVIFRDLDFDMLKNIFTPIGKEFNPNFVCVACQDHGFVKGQSDRITRFKYFENTLKETKNPYKFYFKEKTNYFSRFDAILETLKENNYEGFVMDSKIASICGILNYARENNINEFIGLDIGNGHTLGVSIKDGEIVGLFEHHTRLLTPEKLKNIVDKLADGTLKNEEIFNDNGHGSVVLDSINPEEILIAGPNREMFKDYGKYAYPGGDVMITGCIGLYDTLKSMKVF